Proteins encoded together in one Thermodesulforhabdus norvegica window:
- a CDS encoding nucleotidyltransferase domain-containing protein — protein MRQIESSGSVKAISLNRSKLIDRLIEISIEALKTFPEILEIRLIGSLAAATHSGTSDVDLLIKLKKAPDNPLQTIKNYYFFFSKRLGLALDIFCVDSSSGDDREKIFEKSLILASRENLSERLNC, from the coding sequence GTGCGGCAGATAGAATCATCAGGTTCTGTGAAAGCCATCTCCCTCAATCGTAGTAAACTCATTGACCGCTTAATAGAAATTTCCATCGAAGCTCTGAAAACCTTTCCCGAAATCCTCGAAATAAGACTCATTGGCTCTTTAGCTGCGGCAACTCACAGCGGGACGAGCGATGTGGATCTTCTGATAAAGCTAAAAAAAGCACCTGATAATCCCCTTCAGACGATAAAAAATTATTATTTCTTCTTCTCAAAACGCCTGGGTCTGGCACTAGACATCTTTTGCGTAGATTCGTCATCAGGAGACGATCGCGAAAAAATCTTTGAAAAAAGCCTGATTCTGGCTTCCCGAGAAAATCTCTCCGAAAGGCTAAACTGCTGA
- a CDS encoding HEPN domain-containing protein codes for MANRWRDWYEQGKRDYERALLDFRYGYYEWACFTCQQAAEKAIKAPGMVKGLTLWGHSLTEMLKKIQEILFVPEELVDLGRLLDFYYIPARYPNGFASGKPADYFTKSQAQEALGAADRIIRFCESHLPQS; via the coding sequence ATGGCGAACCGATGGCGTGACTGGTATGAACAGGGAAAAAGGGATTACGAACGAGCACTGCTGGATTTTCGTTACGGATACTACGAATGGGCATGTTTTACATGTCAGCAGGCTGCAGAAAAAGCCATAAAGGCTCCTGGTATGGTGAAGGGGTTAACCCTTTGGGGGCATTCTTTAACGGAAATGCTAAAAAAAATTCAGGAAATACTGTTTGTCCCCGAAGAGTTAGTAGACCTGGGAAGGTTGCTGGACTTCTATTACATTCCTGCCCGTTATCCCAACGGTTTTGCTTCGGGGAAACCGGCGGATTATTTCACAAAATCACAGGCCCAGGAGGCCCTAGGTGCGGCAGATAGAATCATCAGGTTCTGTGAAAGCCATCTCCCTCAATCGTAG
- a CDS encoding rhodanese-like domain-containing protein — protein sequence MREKHLSKISILMVCFLSALSAYTYAFDTELAKKFYGMFSQMTPEVVAQKPCQITPARVLEMIKAREPFLFLDIRTPQETGIVGLTYPDTLRIPMNELFREDNLGRLPKDRKIVVVCHSGTRAAPVAMALKMLGFDAYLLKGGLPALAREAGTNVVELFK from the coding sequence ATGAGGGAAAAGCATTTATCTAAGATTTCAATCTTGATGGTATGTTTTTTGTCTGCTTTGTCGGCCTACACTTATGCCTTTGATACGGAACTTGCTAAGAAATTCTACGGCATGTTTTCTCAAATGACCCCCGAGGTAGTAGCCCAAAAGCCCTGTCAGATTACCCCGGCCAGGGTTCTCGAGATGATCAAAGCCAGGGAGCCTTTCCTGTTTCTGGACATAAGAACACCTCAGGAAACCGGAATTGTCGGACTGACCTACCCGGACACACTCAGAATTCCCATGAACGAGCTTTTCCGAGAAGACAATCTCGGCAGGCTTCCGAAGGACAGAAAGATCGTGGTCGTGTGCCACAGCGGCACGAGGGCTGCCCCGGTTGCCATGGCTTTAAAGATGCTCGGTTTTGATGCCTATCTCTTGAAAGGAGGCCTTCCTGCGCTTGCCCGGGAAGCGGGAACCAACGTCGTGGAGCTTTTTAAATAA
- a CDS encoding photosystem P840 reaction-center cytochrome c-551, with product MKKGSVLLIFFACVATISILPYQGHTRMDDGKALFETKCSVCHGLDRPKSLLKSREEWVETVTRMKAKPGASITDEEAEAIVDYLTTHYGKQ from the coding sequence ATGAAAAAAGGTTCAGTGTTGTTAATTTTTTTCGCCTGTGTTGCAACTATTTCGATCTTACCCTATCAGGGGCATACCCGGATGGACGACGGTAAAGCCCTTTTCGAAACCAAATGCAGTGTGTGTCACGGACTTGATCGTCCCAAATCCCTTCTAAAATCCAGAGAAGAATGGGTTGAGACCGTCACGAGAATGAAGGCCAAGCCGGGTGCATCCATTACGGACGAAGAAGCGGAGGCAATTGTGGATTATCTGACCACTCATTACGGAAAGCAGTAA
- a CDS encoding type 1 glutamine amidotransferase domain-containing protein translates to MRLKGKKIALLAENNYQDLELWYPYLRMLEEGAEVKIVGTGSSQTYTSKYGYPVTVHISADEVSADQIDAVIIPGGYAPDLLRRYGSVTKLVREAFEKGKVVAAICHAGWVLISAGILKGRRATSFFAIKDDMVNAGALWEDSEVVIDGNLITSRKPEDLPAFCRAIIERLAE, encoded by the coding sequence ATGAGGCTTAAAGGTAAGAAAATAGCCCTTTTGGCCGAAAATAACTATCAGGATCTTGAGCTGTGGTATCCTTATTTGAGGATGCTGGAAGAAGGGGCTGAGGTGAAAATAGTGGGCACGGGCAGTTCTCAAACCTACACGAGCAAGTATGGTTATCCGGTGACCGTCCATATCTCGGCCGACGAAGTATCTGCCGACCAGATCGACGCCGTAATCATTCCCGGAGGTTACGCTCCGGATCTTCTTCGTCGTTACGGGTCGGTTACGAAACTAGTAAGGGAAGCTTTTGAGAAGGGCAAGGTTGTTGCCGCCATATGTCATGCCGGTTGGGTGCTGATTTCTGCCGGCATTCTCAAAGGCCGAAGAGCGACGAGCTTTTTTGCAATCAAAGATGACATGGTGAACGCCGGTGCCCTGTGGGAAGATTCGGAGGTCGTCATAGACGGAAACCTGATTACTTCGAGAAAGCCGGAAGATCTGCCCGCCTTTTGCAGAGCAATAATAGAAAGGCTGGCGGAGTGA
- a CDS encoding fumarylacetoacetate hydrolase family protein, with protein MRIAAIKRQDAEVAAILTDFGFLPLPSVNDRFGKEWPVDILGILTEGKLDEIKSWFSESEISSSEKVKDLCVPLESVRFAPLYRRPRKIWGIGLNYKAHAEDLSERVPTQEPASFMKPDTTIIGYGDEIRIPTMSEKTTGEAELVLVFGKKCKNVEASEWLTVLAGFTSAIDMTAEDILRRNPRNLTQSKSFDTFLSLGPILYTADEVDDVYSLKIQTVINGKVHAEDVVSNMTFPPDFLVSYHSRIMTMLPGDIILTGTPGAVPLKEGDVIECRITGFHPLVNPVVDLKLRRNR; from the coding sequence ATGAGAATTGCTGCAATAAAGCGCCAGGACGCCGAAGTAGCCGCAATCTTGACGGATTTCGGCTTTCTGCCTCTGCCTTCAGTTAACGATCGCTTCGGTAAAGAATGGCCTGTTGATATTCTGGGCATTCTGACCGAAGGAAAGCTTGATGAAATAAAATCATGGTTCAGTGAAAGCGAAATCTCGTCTTCCGAAAAGGTTAAAGATCTCTGCGTGCCGCTGGAAAGTGTCCGTTTCGCTCCCCTTTACAGACGTCCGAGGAAGATATGGGGAATTGGCCTGAATTATAAAGCCCATGCCGAGGATTTGTCTGAAAGGGTCCCTACGCAGGAACCGGCCAGTTTCATGAAGCCGGACACCACGATAATCGGTTATGGTGATGAGATAAGGATACCCACCATGTCGGAGAAAACCACCGGAGAGGCCGAGCTTGTGCTTGTTTTCGGTAAAAAGTGTAAGAATGTGGAGGCCTCCGAGTGGTTGACCGTTTTGGCCGGATTTACTTCGGCAATTGATATGACGGCCGAAGATATTCTCAGACGAAATCCCAGAAACCTGACTCAGTCCAAAAGCTTTGATACCTTTCTCAGCCTTGGTCCGATCCTTTACACCGCTGACGAAGTGGATGATGTTTACAGTTTAAAGATACAGACCGTGATAAACGGAAAAGTTCATGCAGAAGATGTCGTTTCCAATATGACCTTCCCTCCGGATTTTCTCGTTTCCTATCACTCCAGAATCATGACCATGCTACCCGGTGACATAATCCTTACCGGAACGCCCGGTGCAGTTCCTCTGAAAGAGGGTGATGTCATCGAGTGCCGAATTACGGGGTTTCATCCCCTGGTCAACCCTGTTGTGGACTTGAAATTAAGACGTAACCGGTGA
- a CDS encoding aldehyde ferredoxin oxidoreductase family protein — MSVRGFFGKLLSVDLSSGSWFTEPLESRVFENYLGGKGLATYLLLKRNPEGVDPLSPDNLIIIALGPFSDSPLQGSCRHGIFSKSPLTRFYAESYSGGRAADVISRAGFDALCISGASNNPVWLWITDEGVRFNDATDLWGLDTFETERRIKEIIGDDAAVLSIGPAGENLVLFAVVENDRWRSAGRTGMGALLGSKKIKALAFSGKRRRPFYDYDGLAEYAKKSIKDWKDHPAAQAYRNYGTPMMVALLNSVNGFPTRYWRKGFFDRWQHISAELLKDHLGARPRACRKCFMACGKFLEIKEGPYKGLVIEGPEYETIYAFGGLCEIDRLDAIAYLNDLCDRLGMDTITAGNLAAFAVEASYRGKLPFRITYGDVEGIANLLRDVAYRRGVGEVLADGIRRAAREWDMEDLAVHVKGLEPAGYDPRVLKGMGLAYAVSDRGACHLRSTFYKAELAGLIPPDQIEGKVEMFLDFEDRCTLHDCGILCRFYRDFYLWDELAEIYGMATGLHFDRARLRKIASSVVDNTRRFNLREGLTAEDDSLPKRFFTEPLENGALITEGEFMRLRDDYYKARGWSKEGIPTSRDPLLD; from the coding sequence ATGAGTGTCCGCGGTTTTTTCGGAAAGCTCCTTTCTGTGGATTTGTCATCGGGAAGCTGGTTTACGGAACCTCTGGAATCCCGGGTATTTGAAAATTATCTGGGAGGTAAGGGTCTGGCTACTTATCTTCTGCTCAAGAGAAACCCCGAAGGCGTGGATCCTCTTTCGCCGGACAATCTCATCATAATTGCGCTTGGGCCGTTTTCTGACAGCCCCCTCCAGGGTTCCTGTCGGCACGGCATTTTTTCCAAATCTCCTCTTACCCGTTTTTATGCTGAATCCTATTCGGGTGGTAGGGCTGCCGATGTTATAAGCAGGGCCGGTTTTGATGCTCTTTGCATTTCGGGAGCCTCGAACAATCCGGTCTGGCTGTGGATTACCGATGAAGGTGTGAGATTCAATGATGCTACCGACCTATGGGGGCTTGATACCTTTGAAACAGAGCGACGGATTAAGGAAATTATCGGCGATGATGCTGCCGTGCTGTCAATAGGTCCTGCAGGTGAAAATCTGGTTCTGTTTGCCGTCGTGGAGAACGACAGGTGGCGGTCTGCAGGCCGGACGGGAATGGGAGCTCTTCTTGGTTCGAAGAAGATAAAAGCTCTTGCGTTTTCGGGGAAACGGCGAAGGCCCTTTTACGATTACGACGGACTTGCGGAATATGCAAAAAAAAGCATTAAAGATTGGAAAGATCACCCCGCAGCGCAGGCGTACCGTAATTACGGAACGCCGATGATGGTAGCTCTTCTAAACAGTGTCAACGGTTTTCCAACCCGCTACTGGCGTAAAGGCTTTTTCGACCGGTGGCAACACATCAGTGCGGAGTTGCTCAAAGATCATCTTGGTGCCAGGCCCAGGGCCTGCAGGAAGTGTTTTATGGCCTGCGGGAAATTTCTGGAAATAAAAGAAGGGCCTTACAAGGGGCTCGTTATAGAAGGTCCGGAATACGAAACCATTTATGCCTTTGGAGGACTTTGTGAAATAGATCGACTTGACGCCATTGCCTATCTGAATGACCTGTGTGACAGACTGGGAATGGACACCATAACGGCGGGCAACCTTGCAGCTTTTGCCGTAGAAGCTTCGTACCGGGGAAAGTTGCCTTTCCGGATAACCTATGGAGACGTTGAAGGGATTGCAAATCTTCTGAGAGATGTAGCTTACAGGCGAGGGGTTGGTGAGGTTCTCGCCGACGGTATTCGGAGGGCTGCCAGAGAATGGGATATGGAAGATCTGGCGGTTCACGTCAAAGGACTGGAGCCTGCAGGATACGACCCCCGGGTGTTGAAAGGGATGGGGCTGGCGTATGCCGTCAGCGATCGCGGAGCCTGTCATTTAAGGAGTACCTTTTACAAAGCCGAGCTCGCAGGGCTGATACCTCCGGACCAAATTGAAGGCAAGGTGGAAATGTTCCTTGATTTTGAAGACAGATGTACCCTGCATGACTGTGGAATACTTTGTCGGTTTTACAGGGATTTTTATCTATGGGATGAGCTTGCAGAAATTTATGGAATGGCCACGGGTTTGCACTTCGATCGAGCTCGTCTGAGGAAGATTGCATCGTCGGTGGTCGATAATACCCGGCGATTCAACCTTCGAGAAGGTCTGACTGCGGAAGATGATTCCCTGCCGAAAAGATTCTTTACCGAACCTCTGGAAAACGGGGCCCTTATAACAGAAGGTGAATTTATGCGGTTGCGTGATGATTACTATAAAGCCAGAGGGTGGTCGAAAGAGGGCATCCCGACTTCAAGGGATCCCCTATTGGATTGA
- a CDS encoding ABC transporter substrate-binding protein has product MKRWGFNLVGLLALCCLVVVPFYRVYADSKPIKLGFIYIMSGPFATYGQFARQGAELAVDEINSKGGILGRKVEALFEDSTGKPDVAARAMRKLVYQDGVDCLIGLDSSGVAKSVVPLLKEMKTPLIITHAATPDVTGSQCNRYAFRISVNLAQNVKAAALLASEMKAKKWTTVGPDYAFGHQSWEYFQKYLKELKPDVLFMPDDQVAFAPIKTTDFSPYITKIMHAKPEGVLISLWGGNLIDFVRQASEMGFFNGEWEVLMTLGAATEVLYALQDKMPEGIWVGTRYWFLGNESPVNVAFREAYLKRYGQYPSYNAHGAYAAVYAYKKAVEMAGSTEKEAVVKALEGLEIELPVGLVKIRPEDHQALTPATWGKTAADPNYPIRILKPVRVFPADQVTPPVEQTGCKME; this is encoded by the coding sequence ATGAAGCGGTGGGGTTTTAACCTGGTAGGCCTGCTGGCCCTGTGTTGCCTGGTGGTGGTTCCTTTTTATCGTGTTTATGCCGACTCGAAGCCCATAAAACTGGGTTTTATTTACATTATGTCGGGCCCTTTTGCGACCTATGGACAATTTGCCAGGCAGGGAGCCGAGCTGGCCGTTGATGAGATAAACTCAAAGGGAGGGATACTCGGCAGAAAGGTTGAAGCTCTTTTTGAGGATTCCACGGGTAAGCCCGATGTCGCCGCAAGAGCGATGAGGAAACTCGTTTATCAGGATGGGGTTGACTGTCTTATCGGCCTGGATTCAAGCGGCGTTGCCAAAAGCGTGGTTCCTCTTTTAAAGGAGATGAAAACCCCGCTGATAATCACTCATGCTGCAACACCTGATGTTACCGGGTCTCAGTGCAACAGATACGCCTTCAGAATTTCGGTTAACCTTGCACAGAACGTAAAGGCTGCGGCATTGCTGGCATCTGAAATGAAAGCAAAAAAATGGACCACCGTTGGGCCTGACTATGCCTTCGGTCATCAGTCCTGGGAATATTTTCAAAAGTATCTTAAGGAGTTAAAGCCTGATGTCCTGTTTATGCCGGATGATCAGGTGGCTTTTGCGCCGATCAAAACCACCGATTTCAGCCCTTACATCACGAAAATTATGCATGCAAAGCCTGAAGGTGTGTTGATTTCTCTCTGGGGTGGAAACCTGATAGATTTCGTCAGGCAGGCTTCGGAAATGGGATTTTTCAACGGCGAGTGGGAAGTGCTGATGACTCTTGGAGCGGCAACGGAAGTTTTGTATGCCCTGCAGGACAAGATGCCCGAAGGAATATGGGTTGGAACGAGGTACTGGTTTCTGGGGAACGAATCCCCCGTTAACGTTGCCTTTCGGGAAGCCTACCTGAAGCGATACGGTCAATATCCTTCTTACAATGCTCATGGCGCCTATGCTGCCGTTTATGCTTATAAAAAAGCCGTTGAGATGGCCGGCTCTACCGAAAAGGAAGCCGTTGTAAAAGCCCTGGAAGGCCTGGAGATAGAACTGCCTGTGGGTCTCGTGAAGATTCGACCCGAAGATCATCAGGCCCTTACGCCAGCAACCTGGGGCAAAACGGCGGCCGATCCAAACTACCCCATCAGAATTTTGAAACCTGTCAGGGTTTTCCCTGCCGATCAGGTTACGCCACCTGTTGAACAGACCGGTTGCAAGATGGAATAA
- a CDS encoding branched-chain amino acid ABC transporter permease — protein sequence MDTLMINLLNGLSWGTLLFLISSGLTAVFGVLGVLNFAHGSLFMLGAYLGMQFMKWTSSFWVGLLIGPVLVAFVGVIMEMALLRPVYGRDVTFQLLLTFAVLLVLDDAVRIIWGPGYHVVDPPEVLAGSVTLFGQSYPVYRIFLMAAGPAVGILLWFFFRRTRWGKIIRAAAFDREMAEGIGLKVPRIFTLVFAMGTWLAALGGALSVPYQSLGPSLGEKIIIESFIVVVIGGMGSFPGAFVGAVALGLLESFGTMFAGRVQMALPYMLLALVLLVRPAGLFGKEA from the coding sequence ATGGATACCCTTATGATAAATCTTCTGAACGGTTTAAGCTGGGGCACTCTTCTGTTTCTTATATCTTCGGGGCTGACCGCCGTGTTCGGCGTGTTGGGGGTTCTCAATTTCGCCCACGGATCGTTGTTCATGCTGGGTGCTTATCTGGGGATGCAGTTTATGAAATGGACTTCCAGCTTCTGGGTGGGATTGTTGATAGGGCCTGTTCTCGTTGCTTTTGTGGGTGTGATTATGGAAATGGCTCTTCTGAGGCCCGTGTACGGGAGGGACGTAACCTTTCAACTTCTTCTTACTTTTGCCGTGCTGCTGGTGCTTGACGATGCCGTAAGGATCATTTGGGGGCCGGGATATCATGTGGTTGATCCTCCCGAAGTACTTGCGGGTTCGGTTACCCTCTTCGGGCAAAGCTATCCTGTTTACAGGATTTTTCTCATGGCCGCCGGTCCTGCCGTCGGCATTTTGCTGTGGTTTTTCTTCCGGAGAACCAGGTGGGGGAAAATCATCAGGGCTGCGGCTTTCGACCGTGAAATGGCAGAAGGCATAGGGCTAAAGGTTCCCCGGATATTTACTCTGGTTTTTGCCATGGGTACCTGGCTTGCGGCGCTTGGGGGTGCCCTGTCCGTTCCTTATCAGAGCCTTGGGCCGTCGCTGGGCGAAAAGATTATCATTGAGAGTTTTATAGTCGTTGTGATCGGAGGAATGGGTAGCTTTCCCGGGGCTTTTGTAGGGGCCGTAGCACTTGGCCTCCTGGAGTCTTTTGGAACCATGTTTGCCGGAAGAGTTCAGATGGCATTGCCCTATATGCTGCTGGCACTGGTGCTTTTGGTGCGTCCGGCCGGGTTGTTTGGAAAGGAGGCGTGA
- a CDS encoding branched-chain amino acid ABC transporter permease, with translation MGGKFVRSLLNSPYFGICLFMVLALMIPRFIPLYWTMIATEILIMGLFAMSFNLLFGYGGLLSFGQAGFFGVGAYTAGIMLTKGVNSYLLIILGSMALSFVVSLIVGFFCVRRDEIFFAMLSLGFGMMLFTVAHNWLEVTGGSDGLPVGTIPPVKAVFFEVSLFNPLNGYYFVLTLVFLSMLFLKVITDSHFGLILRASKENKERLAFSGGNVALIRLVAFVIAGTLSGLAGMLFCIYNRMATPDMLHWSFSARPVLMSILGGSSVFWGPFVGSVIFFVLEQIVTDITENWLFVLGAILIPVVIFFPEGVLGTVLKVLRRFLHAGVKG, from the coding sequence TTGGGCGGGAAATTCGTCAGGTCACTGTTAAATTCCCCTTACTTCGGAATCTGCCTGTTTATGGTGCTTGCCCTAATGATTCCCCGGTTTATTCCGCTTTATTGGACCATGATAGCCACAGAGATTCTCATTATGGGTCTTTTTGCAATGAGTTTTAATCTCCTCTTCGGCTACGGAGGGCTCCTTTCTTTCGGGCAGGCCGGATTTTTCGGGGTAGGAGCTTATACGGCGGGTATAATGCTAACCAAAGGAGTAAACTCGTACCTGCTGATAATACTCGGATCTATGGCTTTGTCTTTCGTGGTTTCCCTGATTGTCGGTTTCTTCTGCGTCCGGAGGGATGAAATATTTTTCGCAATGCTTTCTCTTGGTTTCGGAATGATGCTTTTTACGGTAGCCCATAACTGGCTGGAGGTAACGGGCGGCAGTGACGGCCTGCCCGTTGGTACCATTCCCCCCGTAAAAGCTGTGTTCTTTGAAGTAAGCTTATTTAATCCCCTGAACGGCTACTATTTTGTTCTGACTCTGGTTTTTCTTTCCATGCTCTTTCTTAAGGTGATTACGGATTCTCATTTTGGGTTAATTCTTCGTGCATCGAAGGAAAACAAAGAGAGGCTGGCTTTTTCAGGCGGTAATGTTGCGCTTATAAGGCTGGTTGCCTTCGTCATAGCCGGAACATTATCGGGGCTGGCCGGGATGCTTTTTTGCATTTACAACCGTATGGCAACCCCTGATATGCTTCACTGGAGTTTTTCGGCCCGGCCTGTGCTTATGAGCATACTGGGAGGATCGTCCGTTTTCTGGGGACCTTTTGTAGGTTCGGTGATCTTCTTTGTGCTGGAACAAATCGTGACGGACATAACGGAGAACTGGCTTTTTGTTCTGGGAGCCATTCTCATCCCTGTGGTGATCTTTTTCCCGGAAGGGGTGTTGGGAACGGTATTGAAGGTCCTTCGGAGGTTCCTGCATGCAGGCGTCAAGGGGTGA